One genomic segment of Polynucleobacter sp. MWH-UH2A includes these proteins:
- the clpA gene encoding ATP-dependent Clp protease ATP-binding subunit ClpA, with protein sequence MIAQELEVSLHMAFVDARASRHEFITVEHLLAALLDNATAVEVLKACAVNIAELRAQLKNFINDNTPVVPGNDEVDTQPTLGFQRVIQRAIMHVQSTSNGKKEVTGANVLVAIFGEKDSHAVYFLQQQGVTRLDVVNFISHGVRKDQAEHVKPVESTQDTEESAASGKESPLDQYTQNLNAMARQGKIDPLIGRESEVERVIQVLCRRRKNNPLLVGEAGVGKTAIAEGLAWRIVKGDVPEILANATVYSLDMGALLAGTKYRGDFEQRLKSVLKSLKDHAHGVLFIDEIHTLIGAGAASGGTLDASNLLKPALSNGSLKCIGATTFTEYRGIFEKDAALSRRFQKVDVVEPTVDQTVQILRGLKSRFEEHHSVKYSAGALVAAAELSSRYINDRHLPDKAIDVIDEAGAAQRILPRSKQKKTIGRPEIEEIVAKIARIPPQSVTVDDRSKLQTLDRDIKSVVFGQDPAIEALASAIKMTRAGLGKVDRPIGSFLFSGPTGVGKTEVAKQLAFILGIELLRFDMSEYMERHAVSRLIGAPPGYVGFDQGGLLTEAVNKKPHCVLLLDEIEKAHPDIFNILLQVMDHGTLTDNNGRKTDFRNVIIIMTTNAGAEVMQKSTIGFTNARESGDEMADIKKFFTPEFRNRLDAIVSFKALDETIIMRVVDKFLMQLEEQLHEKKVDATFSPALRAHLAKHGFDPLMGARPMQRIIQDTVRKALADELLFGKLAQGGHVDVDIDSDGKVNLSFDIPKLPGKAAKVDVAPVEEI encoded by the coding sequence ATGATTGCTCAAGAACTAGAAGTAAGTCTGCACATGGCGTTTGTTGACGCTCGTGCATCCAGACATGAGTTCATTACGGTAGAGCATTTGCTTGCAGCCTTGTTGGATAACGCCACTGCAGTTGAGGTACTTAAAGCTTGCGCGGTTAATATTGCGGAGCTGCGCGCTCAGCTAAAGAACTTCATTAATGACAACACTCCAGTAGTTCCTGGCAACGATGAAGTAGATACACAGCCAACATTGGGTTTTCAGCGTGTGATTCAGCGCGCGATTATGCATGTGCAATCGACCTCAAATGGGAAGAAAGAAGTTACTGGCGCAAATGTACTGGTAGCAATTTTTGGTGAAAAAGATTCGCACGCAGTGTATTTCTTGCAACAACAAGGCGTGACCCGTTTAGATGTAGTGAACTTTATTAGTCACGGTGTACGTAAAGATCAGGCTGAACATGTGAAGCCAGTAGAGTCGACACAAGATACCGAAGAGTCTGCTGCCTCCGGCAAAGAAAGTCCTTTAGATCAGTACACCCAAAACCTCAATGCTATGGCTCGCCAGGGCAAGATCGATCCTTTGATTGGTCGTGAGAGTGAGGTTGAGCGGGTTATTCAGGTTCTGTGCCGTCGTCGTAAAAATAATCCCTTGTTAGTAGGTGAGGCAGGCGTTGGTAAGACTGCGATTGCCGAAGGTTTGGCTTGGAGAATTGTGAAGGGCGATGTGCCAGAGATTTTGGCGAACGCAACTGTCTATTCATTGGACATGGGCGCATTGCTGGCGGGAACTAAATACCGTGGTGATTTTGAGCAGCGTTTGAAGAGTGTGCTGAAGTCTTTAAAAGATCATGCACACGGCGTATTGTTTATTGATGAGATTCATACACTGATTGGTGCTGGCGCAGCTTCAGGTGGTACCTTAGATGCCAGCAACTTACTAAAGCCTGCTCTATCTAATGGTTCTCTGAAATGTATTGGTGCAACCACCTTTACTGAGTATCGCGGTATCTTTGAAAAAGATGCTGCCTTATCTCGTCGCTTCCAGAAAGTGGATGTTGTTGAACCAACCGTCGATCAAACTGTACAAATTTTGCGTGGCCTAAAGTCACGGTTTGAAGAGCACCATAGCGTCAAGTACTCTGCTGGGGCTTTGGTAGCTGCCGCTGAACTTTCTTCACGTTACATTAACGATCGTCATCTGCCTGATAAGGCAATTGATGTGATTGATGAGGCTGGCGCAGCACAACGTATTTTGCCCAGATCAAAACAGAAGAAAACGATTGGCCGTCCTGAGATTGAGGAGATTGTTGCCAAGATTGCCCGCATACCGCCTCAATCCGTAACCGTTGACGATCGTAGTAAGTTGCAGACTCTTGATCGAGATATTAAGAGTGTGGTGTTTGGTCAAGATCCCGCCATTGAAGCTTTGGCCAGTGCCATTAAGATGACGCGCGCAGGTCTTGGTAAGGTTGATCGCCCGATAGGCTCTTTCTTATTCTCCGGTCCAACAGGCGTTGGTAAGACAGAGGTAGCAAAGCAATTAGCCTTTATTTTGGGTATTGAGCTTTTGCGTTTTGATATGTCTGAGTACATGGAGCGTCACGCCGTAAGCCGTTTAATTGGCGCCCCTCCTGGATATGTTGGTTTTGATCAGGGTGGCTTATTGACTGAGGCAGTGAATAAAAAACCTCACTGTGTATTGCTCTTGGATGAGATTGAGAAGGCTCATCCAGACATCTTCAATATTCTGTTGCAAGTCATGGATCATGGAACTTTGACTGATAACAATGGCCGTAAGACAGACTTCCGTAATGTCATCATCATCATGACTACCAATGCAGGCGCTGAGGTAATGCAGAAGTCCACCATTGGATTTACCAATGCTCGCGAATCTGGCGATGAAATGGCGGATATCAAGAAATTCTTTACGCCTGAGTTCCGCAATCGTTTGGATGCTATCGTTTCATTCAAGGCGCTCGATGAAACCATCATCATGCGTGTGGTTGATAAGTTCTTGATGCAATTAGAAGAGCAACTGCATGAGAAGAAAGTGGATGCCACCTTTAGTCCAGCTCTACGAGCCCATTTGGCGAAGCATGGATTTGATCCATTAATGGGTGCGCGTCCAATGCAGCGCATTATTCAGGACACCGTTCGTAAGGCCTTGGCTGATGAGTTGCTGTTTGGTAAGCTGGCTCAAGGTGGCCATGTGGATGTGGATATTGACTCTGACGGTAAGGTGAACTTGAGTTTTGATATTCCAAAATTACCAGGCAAAGCTGCCAAGGTTGATGTTGCCCCTGTAGAAGAGATTTAA
- the clpS gene encoding ATP-dependent Clp protease adapter ClpS gives MFLMSRAPKNPTTGIPVNPHVEDTLLLEKQVEQVKVPSMYKVLLLNDDYTPMEFVVMIIQEYFNKDHETATRIMLQVHLVGKGICGVFTRDVAATKVHQVIELSREAGHPLQCTMEEA, from the coding sequence ATGTTTCTCATGAGTCGCGCACCAAAGAATCCCACTACCGGCATACCCGTCAATCCCCATGTCGAGGACACCCTTTTACTCGAAAAACAAGTCGAGCAAGTTAAGGTTCCCTCGATGTATAAAGTTTTATTACTGAATGATGATTACACCCCAATGGAATTTGTGGTGATGATCATTCAGGAGTACTTCAATAAAGATCATGAGACTGCAACACGGATCATGTTGCAAGTGCATTTAGTTGGCAAAGGTATCTGTGGCGTATTTACACGCGATGTTGCAGCCACTAAAGTACATCAAGTAATTGAATTATCGCGTGAAGCTGGTCACCCATTACAGTGCACTATGGAGGAAGCATGA
- a CDS encoding cold-shock protein gives MATGIVKWFNDAKGFGFIKPDDGEEELFAHFSAITMPGFKTLKENQKVTFDITQGPKGKQATNIQAA, from the coding sequence ATGGCGACCGGAATTGTTAAGTGGTTCAATGATGCAAAAGGTTTTGGCTTTATCAAACCGGATGATGGTGAAGAAGAGTTGTTCGCGCATTTCAGCGCAATTACTATGCCTGGGTTCAAGACCCTCAAGGAAAACCAAAAGGTAACTTTTGATATTACCCAAGGTCCTAAAGGCAAACAAGCTACAAATATCCAAGCGGCTTAA
- a CDS encoding DUF192 domain-containing protein, which yields MHTKVKLIHKIFITCCLLSSANVWAQLNVGLPTIELKTGIYRIQAELADTPKAREIGLMNRTSMSTNSGMLFIFEQKAGHCFWMNNTKIPLSIAFIADDGKIVNIEEMQAETTNNHCPKAAVRYALEMNKQWFSDRVITPGSVITGLPKR from the coding sequence ATGCATACAAAAGTAAAACTCATTCATAAAATCTTTATTACCTGCTGTCTACTAAGCTCGGCAAACGTTTGGGCTCAGCTCAATGTGGGGCTACCGACTATTGAACTCAAAACAGGCATTTACCGAATTCAGGCAGAACTAGCTGACACACCCAAGGCCAGAGAAATAGGTTTAATGAATCGCACCAGCATGTCAACCAATTCGGGGATGTTGTTTATCTTCGAGCAGAAAGCTGGGCATTGCTTTTGGATGAACAACACCAAAATTCCACTCTCGATTGCCTTTATAGCTGACGATGGCAAGATTGTGAACATCGAAGAAATGCAGGCCGAGACTACTAATAATCATTGCCCTAAGGCTGCAGTACGTTATGCCCTGGAGATGAATAAGCAATGGTTCTCTGATCGGGTGATCACTCCTGGAAGCGTTATTACTGGACTACCAAAGAGATAA
- a CDS encoding pyrimidine/purine nucleoside phosphorylase, translating into MQFDQVSVGKKANVFFDGKCVSHTVTLPNGVRKSVGVVLPSTLRFDLSTKEVMEVVDGNAFVSINGAPEQEFKAGQSWEVEKGGYFIIRAEQPVHYVCHFE; encoded by the coding sequence ATGCAATTTGATCAAGTTTCTGTTGGCAAGAAAGCCAATGTATTTTTTGATGGCAAGTGTGTTTCACATACCGTGACATTGCCTAATGGCGTACGCAAATCTGTAGGCGTTGTATTGCCAAGTACTTTACGCTTTGATCTCAGCACTAAAGAGGTTATGGAAGTGGTTGATGGCAATGCATTTGTCAGTATTAATGGTGCTCCAGAGCAAGAGTTCAAGGCGGGCCAAAGCTGGGAAGTTGAAAAGGGTGGTTATTTCATCATCCGCGCTGAACAGCCAGTGCATTATGTTTGCCACTTTGAGTAA
- a CDS encoding argininosuccinate synthase, with the protein MSDIKKAVLAYSGGLDTSVILKWLQDTYGCEIVTFTADLGQGEELEPARAKALQFGIKPENIFIDDLREEFVRDFVFPMFRANTIYEGEYLLGTSIARPLIAKRQIEIARLTGADSVSHGATGKGNDQVRFELGYYALEPGIKVIAPWREWDLLSREKLMAYAEKHGIPVEMKHKQGGSPYSMDANLLHISYEGRHLEDPNAEAEESMWRWTVSPEKAPDAPEIIEIEFKSGDPVAINGKAYKPHELLAELNRLGGKHGIGRLDLVENRFVGMKSRGCYETPGGTILLKAHRGIESITLDREVAHLKDDLMPRYASLIYNGLWWAPERIALQTLIDHTQQAVNGLVRLKLYKGSVSVISRDSANTLFDQTIATFDDDGGAYNQADAGGFIKLNALRMRIAETAKRKRAKK; encoded by the coding sequence ATGTCTGATATTAAAAAGGCCGTACTAGCGTATTCCGGTGGACTCGACACCAGTGTGATCTTGAAGTGGCTTCAAGACACCTATGGTTGTGAAATTGTGACTTTCACTGCAGACTTAGGCCAGGGTGAAGAGCTTGAGCCTGCACGCGCTAAGGCGCTCCAATTTGGCATCAAGCCAGAAAATATTTTTATTGATGACCTGCGCGAAGAGTTTGTGCGGGATTTTGTGTTCCCGATGTTCCGCGCCAATACGATTTATGAAGGCGAGTATTTGCTCGGCACTTCGATCGCTCGTCCGTTGATCGCAAAGCGTCAAATTGAAATTGCTCGCTTAACTGGCGCAGATTCTGTATCGCACGGCGCTACTGGCAAAGGAAATGACCAAGTTCGTTTCGAGTTGGGTTATTACGCTCTTGAGCCGGGAATTAAGGTGATTGCCCCTTGGCGCGAGTGGGACCTGCTCTCTCGTGAGAAGTTGATGGCCTACGCTGAGAAGCACGGCATTCCAGTAGAGATGAAACACAAGCAAGGTGGCTCACCTTATTCAATGGATGCCAACTTATTGCACATCAGTTATGAGGGTCGCCATTTAGAAGATCCAAATGCTGAAGCAGAAGAATCCATGTGGCGCTGGACGGTTTCTCCTGAAAAAGCTCCTGATGCTCCTGAAATTATCGAAATTGAATTTAAATCAGGCGATCCAGTTGCTATTAATGGCAAGGCATACAAGCCTCATGAGTTGTTGGCTGAACTCAATCGCCTTGGCGGTAAGCACGGCATTGGTCGTCTCGACTTAGTGGAAAACCGTTTCGTTGGCATGAAGAGCCGTGGTTGTTATGAAACCCCTGGGGGCACGATTTTGTTGAAAGCACATCGTGGTATTGAAAGTATTACGCTTGATCGCGAAGTTGCCCACCTTAAGGATGACCTCATGCCACGTTATGCAAGCTTGATTTATAACGGCTTGTGGTGGGCTCCAGAGCGCATTGCTTTGCAAACATTGATTGATCACACACAGCAGGCGGTGAATGGTCTTGTGCGCCTCAAGCTCTACAAAGGTTCTGTTTCTGTGATTTCAAGGGATTCAGCGAATACCTTGTTTGATCAAACGATTGCAACCTTTGATGATGACGGTGGCGCTTATAACCAGGCTGATGCAGGCGGCTTTATCAAGCTCAATGCCTTGCGTATGCGGATTGCTGAAACTGCAAAGCGTAAGCGCGCAAAGAAATAA
- the argF gene encoding ornithine carbamoyltransferase → MTSLAKPQVPGQVKHYLQFADLTRDEYDYLLKRSAWLKAKFKSYETWHPLHDRTLAMIFEKHSTRTRLSFEAGIHQLGGHAVYLNTRDTQLGRGEPVEDAAQVISRMTDIIMIRTFGQEIIERFAANSRVPVINGLTNEYHPCQVLADIFTYVEARGPIQGKTVAWVGDANNMAYTWIQAAECLDFQLRFSAPQGYQLDPARLSSNAAKHLTVCADPKDACKGADLVTTDVWTSMGYEAENASRMNAFQDWMVDEELMALAKPDALFMHCLPAHRGEEVSAGVMDGPQSIVWEEAENRLHVQKALMEYLLCGRLD, encoded by the coding sequence ATGACATCTCTGGCAAAGCCTCAAGTGCCTGGTCAGGTAAAGCACTATCTGCAGTTTGCTGACCTTACTCGTGATGAGTATGACTATTTGCTGAAAAGATCGGCATGGTTAAAGGCCAAATTCAAAAGTTACGAAACATGGCATCCACTGCATGATCGTACCTTGGCAATGATTTTTGAAAAGCATTCAACGCGTACACGCCTTTCTTTTGAGGCTGGAATACACCAACTAGGTGGTCATGCGGTTTATCTCAATACTCGCGATACTCAACTCGGTCGTGGCGAGCCTGTAGAGGATGCTGCGCAGGTGATTTCTAGAATGACGGACATCATCATGATCCGCACCTTTGGACAAGAAATCATTGAGCGCTTTGCTGCGAACTCTCGGGTGCCAGTTATTAATGGCCTCACCAATGAATACCACCCATGCCAAGTTCTGGCAGATATTTTTACCTATGTTGAGGCGCGTGGCCCGATCCAAGGAAAAACCGTTGCTTGGGTTGGCGACGCAAACAACATGGCTTACACCTGGATTCAGGCAGCTGAGTGTTTAGATTTTCAATTGCGCTTTTCTGCGCCCCAAGGTTATCAATTAGATCCAGCACGCCTGAGTAGTAATGCCGCAAAACATTTGACTGTTTGCGCAGATCCTAAAGATGCCTGCAAGGGTGCTGACTTGGTGACTACGGATGTGTGGACCAGCATGGGTTATGAAGCTGAGAATGCTTCAAGAATGAACGCCTTCCAGGATTGGATGGTTGATGAAGAGTTGATGGCGCTCGCAAAGCCAGATGCATTATTTATGCATTGCCTACCTGCTCACCGCGGTGAAGAAGTTTCAGCTGGTGTAATGGATGGCCCTCAAAGCATTGTGTGGGAAGAAGCAGAAAATCGTCTGCATGTCCAAAAGGCGTTAATGGAGTATTTACTCTGTGGCCGTTTGGATTAA
- a CDS encoding DUF3579 domain-containing protein — MNHKTLFIQGITTSGKPFRPSDWAERLCGVMATFRPPGDSGDPRFTYSPYVRPVLIAKVKCVVIDTRLGDLDPRALDFVMNFAKDNNLPIEEACEFNPTSPPQP, encoded by the coding sequence TTGAACCACAAAACGCTTTTCATTCAAGGCATTACGACCTCTGGCAAACCGTTTCGGCCCAGCGATTGGGCGGAGCGTCTTTGCGGGGTCATGGCTACCTTTCGCCCTCCCGGTGATTCAGGAGACCCTCGCTTCACATATTCGCCCTATGTAAGACCAGTACTGATTGCAAAAGTGAAATGCGTTGTTATTGATACCAGACTAGGTGATCTCGATCCAAGAGCGCTGGACTTTGTCATGAACTTTGCCAAAGACAACAATCTACCGATCGAAGAGGCTTGCGAATTCAACCCAACATCGCCACCCCAGCCTTAA
- the rpsT gene encoding 30S ribosomal protein S20: protein MANTAQARKRARQAVKQNEHNSSLRSKLRTSIKTVRKAIEAGDKAAAAKVFAAAQSTIDKIADKKIAHKNTAARQKSRLSAAIKAMAA, encoded by the coding sequence ATGGCCAATACAGCACAAGCGCGTAAGCGCGCACGCCAGGCAGTAAAACAGAACGAGCACAATTCCAGCTTGCGTTCAAAGCTCCGCACTTCCATTAAGACAGTTCGTAAAGCTATCGAGGCTGGTGATAAAGCTGCTGCAGCGAAAGTTTTCGCAGCGGCACAGTCAACAATCGACAAGATTGCTGATAAAAAGATTGCTCATAAAAATACTGCGGCTCGTCAAAAGTCTCGTTTGTCTGCAGCTATTAAGGCGATGGCAGCGTAA
- the murJ gene encoding murein biosynthesis integral membrane protein MurJ: MNLLSAAAKVSSLTMLSRITGLLRETLIARSFGASEWTDAFNVAFRLPNLLRRLFAEGAFSQAFVPILGEVSTNEDQNKAKILINAVATLLFWALLLTVLAGVIGAPLLILVIATGFSGGPAYDASVVMTRIMFPYIGLISMVSLSAGILNTYHRFAIPAFTPVLLNLALIASAIFLAPHLDQPIYALSLGVLIGGVLQLLIQVPALARIGLLPRIGLLPGAIQSAFKNPDARRVLKLMGPAVFAVSVAQISLIINTNIASRLQAGSVSWLSYADRLMEFPTALLGVALGTVLLPSLSKANAKNDLAHAGELLVWGLQLTFLLAAPSAIALFIFGEPLAAVLYHYGKFNALDVLMTQRALAAYGVGLIGLILVKILAPGFYSRQDIRTPVKIGSVVLIATQLANLVFVPWLGHAGLALSVGTGACLNAALLWIGLSKRGALPNAAWLKYLGQLFLALIPFSTVLFYAANAHNWIALQAEPWTRIGLLTLWLTAAALIYFGALALVGIRWQKFLRHAK, translated from the coding sequence ATGAACCTGCTTTCTGCTGCTGCCAAGGTCAGCTCCCTCACCATGCTCTCCCGTATCACGGGGCTGCTGAGGGAAACGCTCATTGCCCGTAGTTTCGGGGCTTCAGAGTGGACGGACGCCTTTAATGTGGCTTTTAGGCTGCCTAACCTGCTTCGTCGACTATTCGCCGAGGGGGCATTTTCCCAGGCTTTTGTGCCCATTTTGGGGGAAGTTTCCACTAACGAGGACCAAAATAAGGCCAAAATCCTTATTAATGCCGTTGCCACCCTCTTGTTTTGGGCTTTATTGCTGACAGTATTAGCAGGAGTCATTGGCGCCCCTTTGTTAATTTTGGTGATCGCTACCGGCTTTAGTGGCGGTCCAGCCTACGATGCCAGCGTTGTCATGACCCGAATCATGTTCCCCTACATTGGACTCATTTCCATGGTGTCCTTGTCTGCCGGAATCTTAAATACCTATCATCGCTTTGCCATTCCGGCATTTACACCTGTCCTTTTAAATCTTGCGCTGATTGCTAGTGCAATCTTCCTAGCTCCTCACTTAGACCAACCCATTTATGCCCTCAGTCTTGGTGTGCTGATTGGCGGAGTACTGCAGTTGCTCATTCAAGTACCCGCACTTGCGCGCATTGGTTTATTGCCACGCATTGGTCTATTGCCAGGCGCGATTCAATCTGCTTTCAAGAACCCCGATGCAAGACGAGTTTTAAAACTCATGGGGCCCGCAGTCTTCGCTGTATCCGTTGCGCAAATCTCGCTCATCATCAATACCAATATCGCATCTCGCCTACAGGCAGGAAGTGTTTCATGGCTTTCCTATGCAGATCGCTTAATGGAATTTCCGACTGCGTTGCTTGGTGTAGCACTTGGCACCGTTCTATTACCCAGCTTGAGCAAAGCCAATGCTAAAAATGATTTAGCACATGCTGGTGAACTATTGGTTTGGGGTTTGCAACTCACTTTCTTATTGGCCGCTCCTTCTGCTATTGCTCTCTTTATTTTTGGAGAGCCTTTGGCGGCCGTCTTGTATCACTACGGAAAATTTAATGCGCTAGATGTGCTGATGACACAGCGTGCTTTAGCAGCTTATGGTGTTGGCTTAATTGGCTTGATCCTGGTAAAAATTTTGGCGCCTGGCTTTTACTCACGCCAAGATATTCGCACCCCCGTCAAAATTGGCTCAGTCGTGCTGATTGCTACCCAGCTAGCCAACCTCGTCTTTGTGCCTTGGCTAGGACACGCAGGACTAGCCTTATCTGTTGGGACTGGTGCCTGTTTAAATGCGGCCCTACTATGGATTGGGCTTAGCAAGCGTGGCGCCCTGCCGAATGCTGCTTGGCTAAAGTATTTAGGACAACTCTTTTTAGCCTTAATTCCCTTTTCAACCGTGCTGTTTTATGCGGCTAATGCACATAACTGGATTGCCCTGCAGGCTGAGCCGTGGACGCGCATTGGCCTACTAACGCTCTGGCTAACTGCTGCGGCCTTAATTTACTTTGGCGCCCTAGCTTTAGTAGGAATTCGCTGGCAAAAATTCTTGCGTCATGCAAAATAG
- a CDS encoding SirB1 family protein: MPTQQLDYFTSLVAEDEHFPLTEAAIAVAQHAYPDLDVQGVLDQLDELGNKLKARITPDTSPIQRLQILKHFFYTELGFGPNPNDFYAPENSYLHYVLENRRGIPISLAILMIELGQQIGLKIRGVSFPNHFMMRISLQQGEVIMDPLTGDSLSKNQLQEMLDPYLDAKGYRGELSLPLNVFLRASSPREIVSRFLRNLKMIYSEHERWERLLGIQERLVILLPDSIEEIRDRGLIFAQLEYLRPALADMHRYLSEVPEAEDAGDIREHIAALESQTKLH, encoded by the coding sequence ATGCCAACACAACAGCTCGACTACTTCACATCCTTAGTTGCTGAAGATGAACACTTTCCGTTAACGGAAGCCGCTATCGCAGTGGCGCAACATGCATATCCCGATCTTGATGTTCAAGGGGTGCTAGATCAACTTGATGAGTTAGGCAATAAATTAAAAGCGCGTATCACGCCAGATACATCACCGATTCAGCGTTTGCAAATTTTGAAACACTTTTTTTATACCGAGTTAGGTTTTGGCCCTAACCCGAATGATTTTTATGCACCCGAGAATTCCTACTTGCACTATGTGCTTGAAAATCGTCGAGGCATACCGATTTCCCTAGCCATTCTGATGATCGAACTAGGGCAACAAATTGGCTTGAAGATTCGGGGGGTTTCATTCCCAAATCACTTCATGATGCGAATCTCTTTACAACAAGGCGAAGTCATCATGGATCCCTTAACCGGTGATTCACTCTCTAAAAACCAGTTACAAGAAATGCTTGACCCCTACCTTGATGCCAAAGGCTATCGGGGCGAGCTCAGCCTCCCCCTAAACGTTTTCCTGCGGGCCTCCAGCCCCAGAGAAATCGTCTCCCGCTTCCTGAGAAACCTCAAGATGATCTACTCAGAGCACGAGCGCTGGGAGCGTTTATTGGGAATCCAAGAGCGTCTCGTTATTTTGCTACCCGACTCCATCGAAGAGATTCGAGATCGTGGCTTGATCTTTGCGCAACTAGAGTATTTGCGTCCTGCTTTGGCAGACATGCATCGCTATTTAAGCGAAGTGCCAGAGGCTGAAGATGCAGGTGATATTCGCGAACACATCGCGGCACTGGAAAGCCAAACAAAACTTCACTAA
- a CDS encoding VTT domain-containing protein — MDALLQLSDLLLHIDRHLDVVISQYGSWAYGLLFAIVFAETGLVVAPFLPGDSLLFIAGAYCATEHFNLWTLCLGLLIAAVAGNTVNYFIGRWIGKKVFSSQSRWIDQGALLKTHAFYEKHGGKTIILARFLPIIRTFAPFIAGVSEMNFSRFQLFNITGAALWVFGLVIAGYFFGNIPFIRQNLNVIVLVGIGAAAVPVILAALYKIFQRKKN; from the coding sequence ATTGATGCCCTTTTGCAGTTGAGTGACTTATTGCTGCATATTGATCGCCATTTAGATGTGGTTATTTCTCAATATGGCTCTTGGGCATACGGTTTGCTTTTTGCAATTGTGTTTGCTGAAACAGGTTTAGTGGTTGCGCCATTCTTGCCGGGCGATTCTTTGCTCTTTATTGCTGGCGCTTATTGCGCAACAGAACACTTTAATCTTTGGACTTTGTGTCTTGGTTTATTGATTGCTGCAGTTGCAGGCAATACAGTCAACTATTTCATCGGTCGTTGGATTGGTAAAAAAGTATTTAGTAGCCAGTCGCGCTGGATTGATCAAGGCGCCTTACTAAAGACTCATGCATTCTATGAGAAGCATGGCGGTAAAACAATCATCCTCGCACGCTTTCTGCCAATCATCCGTACCTTTGCGCCATTTATTGCCGGCGTATCTGAAATGAACTTTTCTCGTTTTCAGCTCTTCAATATTACCGGTGCTGCGCTTTGGGTATTTGGTCTGGTAATCGCAGGCTATTTCTTTGGCAACATTCCCTTTATTCGCCAAAATCTGAACGTCATTGTTTTGGTGGGTATTGGCGCAGCGGCAGTGCCTGTGATCTTGGCTGCGCTATATAAGATTTTTCAACGCAAGAAAAACTAA
- the miaA gene encoding tRNA (adenosine(37)-N6)-dimethylallyltransferase MiaA: MQTEPHIQPMQPPASNPILCIVGPTGAGKTHLAMSLAEYAKSIGLTIEIISMDSALVYRGLDIGSAKPTKAEQAAVTHHLIDILEPTEVYSAARFAKDAKQLCAEIAGRGHIPVVVGGTMLYWRAWAYGLSSLPPANPEIRTRLDDEGKRIGWPAMHAKLAIIDPETAMRLEPNDSQRVQRALEVYEITGKAMSTLLSESPSEDGREGSDIPKWINLVSLEPSDRKRLHQNLEKRFDEMLAAGFLEEVKLLRKNVALHADLPAIRSVGYRQAWEFLNGEIDAEQMRYKALAATRQLGKRQLTWLRAISGRNTFDPFNPIEMKAALDYCKNSLKANA, from the coding sequence ATGCAAACTGAACCACACATTCAGCCTATGCAGCCACCAGCAAGTAATCCGATACTTTGTATTGTGGGTCCGACTGGTGCCGGCAAAACCCATCTCGCCATGTCGCTGGCAGAATACGCTAAATCCATTGGTCTTACGATTGAGATCATCAGCATGGATTCAGCATTGGTCTATCGTGGACTAGACATTGGCAGTGCAAAACCCACCAAAGCAGAACAAGCAGCGGTCACGCATCACCTGATTGATATTCTGGAACCAACAGAAGTCTACTCAGCGGCGCGCTTTGCAAAAGATGCAAAACAACTCTGCGCAGAAATTGCGGGCAGAGGACATATTCCTGTGGTTGTTGGGGGCACCATGCTCTACTGGAGAGCATGGGCATATGGATTATCGTCATTACCTCCTGCAAACCCTGAGATTCGTACTCGACTCGATGATGAAGGCAAGCGCATTGGCTGGCCCGCAATGCATGCCAAACTGGCAATCATTGATCCAGAAACCGCGATGCGTCTAGAGCCCAATGACTCTCAACGGGTTCAACGCGCACTCGAGGTTTATGAAATCACCGGCAAAGCAATGTCGACCTTGTTATCAGAATCCCCCAGCGAAGATGGAAGGGAGGGTTCCGATATCCCCAAATGGATTAACTTAGTTTCATTAGAGCCCAGTGATCGCAAGCGACTTCATCAGAATTTAGAAAAGCGTTTCGATGAAATGCTCGCGGCGGGATTTTTAGAGGAAGTAAAGCTCTTGCGAAAAAATGTAGCCCTGCATGCTGACCTACCTGCCATTCGCTCAGTAGGCTATCGCCAAGCTTGGGAGTTTCTCAATGGAGAAATCGATGCAGAGCAAATGCGTTACAAAGCCTTGGCAGCAACCAGACAACTCGGAAAACGACAGCTCACTTGGCTCAGAGCAATCTCTGGCAGAAACACATTTGACCCCTTCAATCCAATTGAGATGAAGGCAGCGCTAGACTATTGCAAAAATAGTTTGAAGGCGAATGCTTAA